The proteins below are encoded in one region of Nitrospira sp.:
- the ppaX gene encoding pyrophosphatase PpaX, translating into MIRHVLFDLDGTLIDTWRLYMEAYRLTFEEFYGRPFQHTETLTLLALRPRSETWLLQKVLGRSMSSDRREGIDAFTCFVNHYRRLHDSHFDGVYHGVVDMLGTLRTAGYRLGLVTGKSRAAWTITESKAALVPFDIVVTETEILQPKPDPEGILAAAAALNATHGDTIYVGDSLLDGEAAAAAGFPFWAAAWAKGPGEAYDFARDAEAQGAAHILHSPTQLLTTLRAGADPTVEQGTATSR; encoded by the coding sequence GTGATCCGCCACGTCCTGTTCGATCTCGACGGCACGTTGATCGACACGTGGCGGCTGTACATGGAGGCCTACCGGCTCACCTTTGAAGAATTCTACGGGCGGCCGTTCCAGCACACCGAAACGCTGACGCTCCTGGCTCTGCGACCCCGGTCAGAGACATGGTTACTGCAAAAGGTGTTGGGACGGAGCATGTCGTCCGATCGGCGCGAAGGCATCGATGCATTCACATGTTTCGTGAACCACTATCGTCGCCTGCACGATAGCCACTTCGATGGGGTTTACCACGGAGTGGTCGACATGTTGGGCACGCTCCGCACGGCAGGGTATCGGCTCGGGCTTGTGACCGGCAAGAGCCGGGCGGCCTGGACGATTACGGAGTCGAAGGCGGCACTGGTTCCCTTTGATATCGTCGTCACAGAAACGGAAATCCTTCAACCGAAGCCCGATCCAGAAGGGATCCTCGCCGCCGCTGCCGCACTCAATGCCACGCACGGCGACACGATTTACGTCGGCGACTCACTTCTGGACGGTGAAGCCGCCGCTGCGGCGGGCTTCCCGTTCTGGGCGGCGGCCTGGGCCAAGGGACCGGGGGAGGCCTACGACTTCGCACGAGACGCGGAAGCCCAGGGCGCGGCACACATTCTCCATTCGCCGACGCAACTGCTGACGACTCTGCGAGCGGGAGCAGATCCAACGGTCGAGCAGGGTACGGCGACCTCGCGATGA
- a CDS encoding dicarboxylate:amino acid:cation symporter DAACS family protein — MKTHESTLQTSVPLYAQVLLAASCGAILGLLFGQEPYVGRLGNQDLGRLGMLIVELLKTLALPLIFFAILDALVHTKLRLGQGFRLLGICLINVSVAMTIGLIIMNLWQPGHTWEGRMGELLQTAPSSASPTTLPVPGAAGLSSDHSTSGEPSGLQQMASLASENMVLTVALTAFALGASLRALAGHHSGAGIIRISTWTIDRGYRLLKRGLDWIIRLVPLGVFAVLAHVVGRSGIEILSALWVFLTAMMLGLLLHALIYYPSVAWMIGGKPPRIYLGRGADAILTALSCNSSLATVPITLRCLDRMHVSPESARLAACVGTNLNNDGITLYEAMAALFIAQALGYDLSITAQFTVVLTSIMAGAGAAGIPEAGLVVLPLVLSSAGLPAQVIAAAIPLIMTVDWIIARTRSGVNVMSDMVVAILLDRTADAMAMRSSIPQPGPHASISIGSSAD; from the coding sequence GTGAAGACCCACGAATCGACCCTTCAGACCTCCGTGCCGCTTTACGCGCAGGTGCTGCTCGCTGCCTCATGCGGAGCCATCTTGGGTCTGCTGTTCGGCCAGGAGCCCTACGTCGGCCGGCTGGGGAACCAGGATCTCGGCCGGTTGGGCATGCTGATCGTGGAACTGCTCAAAACGCTGGCATTGCCCTTGATCTTCTTCGCGATCCTGGACGCGCTGGTGCATACGAAGCTCAGATTGGGGCAAGGGTTTCGCCTGCTCGGGATTTGTCTGATCAACGTGTCCGTTGCCATGACGATCGGCTTGATTATCATGAACCTCTGGCAACCGGGTCACACCTGGGAGGGCCGTATGGGCGAGTTGCTTCAAACCGCCCCCTCCAGCGCATCGCCCACGACACTTCCAGTCCCCGGCGCCGCGGGCCTCTCATCGGATCACTCGACGAGCGGAGAACCATCCGGTCTTCAACAGATGGCCTCCCTCGCTTCTGAAAATATGGTTCTGACGGTCGCGCTGACGGCCTTCGCCCTGGGCGCGTCGCTCAGAGCCTTGGCCGGCCACCATAGTGGTGCGGGCATCATCCGGATTTCCACTTGGACGATCGACCGTGGATACCGTCTCCTCAAGCGGGGGCTCGACTGGATCATCAGACTCGTTCCCCTGGGTGTCTTCGCGGTGCTGGCGCACGTCGTCGGACGATCAGGAATCGAGATACTTTCCGCACTATGGGTGTTCCTCACCGCGATGATGCTGGGGCTCTTGCTGCACGCGCTGATCTACTACCCGTCCGTCGCGTGGATGATCGGCGGGAAGCCGCCACGAATCTATCTCGGCAGGGGTGCCGATGCGATCCTCACCGCACTCTCGTGCAATAGCAGCTTGGCAACCGTGCCTATCACATTGCGCTGCCTTGACCGTATGCACGTGTCCCCGGAGTCGGCCCGCCTCGCCGCCTGCGTCGGTACGAACCTCAACAATGACGGCATTACCCTGTACGAGGCCATGGCCGCACTCTTCATCGCGCAGGCGCTCGGCTACGATCTCTCCATCACGGCGCAGTTCACAGTGGTCCTGACGTCGATCATGGCCGGGGCCGGCGCTGCCGGTATTCCCGAGGCCGGACTGGTCGTGCTGCCGCTAGTACTCTCGTCCGCCGGATTGCCCGCACAGGTGATCGCCGCGGCGATTCCACTCATCATGACGGTGGACTGGATCATCGCAAGAACTCGCTCCGGCGTAAACGTCATGAGCGACATGGTCGTCGCCATCTTGCTCGACCGCACGGCGGACGCGATGGCTATGAGGTCTTCGATCCCACAACCCGGCCCGCATGCCTCCATCTCCATCGGTTCTTCCGCCGACTGA
- a CDS encoding allophanate hydrolase: MSPRTPAVTRMTVVKPGWLTTVQDRGREGYRRYGVSVSGAMDRIAYTLGNRLVGNADGAAALEITVSGPEIIFESQSVFAVTGGDLSPTLDGRPIVLWTGMRAPSGSRLSFGARRTGARCYLAVAGGIDVPPHLGSRSTHIATRTGGLQGRPLTKGVILHTGRCSQREAREGLAIPVRLRPRYSPSPVLRVLPGPQHELFLPDVLVSLVSAPYTLSSQSDRMGYRLVGPKLRHAAARWISDGTVMGALQVPADEQPILLMADCQTIGGYPKPAVVISADLHLAGQLAPGDSVHFVMTTLAEARRVLRAQWAALDEALPAPRSRR; encoded by the coding sequence ATGAGTCCGAGAACCCCCGCAGTGACTCGGATGACGGTTGTCAAACCCGGTTGGCTGACGACCGTCCAGGATCGCGGACGAGAGGGGTACCGTCGGTATGGTGTCTCCGTCAGCGGAGCTATGGATCGAATTGCCTATACGTTGGGAAACCGTCTTGTCGGTAATGCGGATGGAGCCGCAGCACTTGAAATTACGGTGAGCGGTCCAGAAATCATCTTTGAATCGCAGAGCGTATTTGCGGTGACGGGAGGCGATTTGTCTCCGACGCTCGATGGACGGCCAATTGTGTTATGGACCGGTATGCGGGCTCCATCCGGTAGCCGGCTTTCATTCGGGGCTCGACGAACCGGCGCACGCTGTTATCTGGCGGTGGCCGGCGGAATCGATGTGCCTCCCCATCTGGGAAGCCGCTCGACTCACATCGCCACGCGAACAGGCGGTTTGCAAGGTCGTCCACTGACGAAGGGTGTCATCCTGCATACAGGACGGTGCAGTCAGCGAGAGGCACGAGAGGGGTTGGCGATTCCCGTTCGACTTCGCCCTCGGTACTCCCCGTCCCCTGTCCTTCGCGTCTTGCCGGGCCCGCAGCACGAGCTGTTTCTGCCCGACGTCCTCGTGTCGCTGGTCTCGGCGCCGTATACCTTGTCGAGTCAGTCGGATCGCATGGGGTATCGTCTGGTGGGACCCAAGTTACGCCACGCGGCTGCCAGGTGGATATCCGATGGGACTGTGATGGGGGCGCTGCAGGTTCCAGCGGACGAACAGCCGATCCTGCTAATGGCTGATTGTCAGACGATCGGAGGTTATCCCAAGCCTGCCGTTGTCATTTCCGCAGACCTTCATCTGGCCGGACAGCTGGCCCCGGGTGATTCAGTGCACTTTGTGATGACGACGCTGGCGGAAGCTCGGAGAGTGCTCAGAGCTCAATGGGCAGCACTGGACGAGGCTCTTCCAGCACCCCGTAGCCGTCGCTGA
- a CDS encoding UPF0271 protein, with protein MLTELDVNSDMGEIDTADACATEIEMMPLLSSVNIACGGHAGTVESMRRTARLAARHAVAIGAHPGFPDRATFGRSSSDVSGDAVTRLIVEQVTTLSVAIAADGLSLTHVKLHGALYNQAATQPHIARAVVHGLLTLSEGVSLYALAGCALVAAARSANIQVVEEMFADRAYRGDGSLVPRSVAGALLLDEEAVRAQVRSLIAGAVTSLDGTSVPVQAESLCIHSDTPGAIGLARVVRSELDAAGIRVVAPSRGTRGR; from the coding sequence ATGCTGACCGAGCTTGACGTGAACAGCGACATGGGTGAAATCGATACGGCCGATGCCTGCGCGACCGAAATCGAAATGATGCCGCTGCTCTCATCCGTCAACATTGCCTGCGGAGGGCACGCCGGGACCGTGGAATCCATGCGTCGGACGGCGCGTCTGGCGGCGAGGCACGCGGTAGCGATCGGCGCCCACCCCGGCTTTCCCGATCGCGCGACGTTTGGGCGATCATCCAGCGACGTATCCGGCGACGCGGTGACGAGGCTGATCGTTGAGCAGGTCACGACGCTGTCGGTGGCCATCGCGGCCGACGGCTTGTCCCTGACTCACGTCAAACTACACGGCGCCCTCTACAACCAGGCGGCGACGCAGCCGCACATCGCCCGCGCGGTCGTCCATGGGCTGCTCACCCTGAGCGAAGGGGTATCGCTGTATGCGCTGGCCGGCTGCGCGTTGGTCGCGGCAGCCAGGAGCGCGAATATTCAGGTCGTGGAAGAAATGTTTGCCGATCGTGCCTATCGCGGCGATGGAAGTTTGGTTCCTCGTTCGGTCGCAGGGGCGCTCTTGCTCGACGAAGAGGCGGTGCGGGCACAGGTACGGAGCTTGATCGCAGGGGCGGTCACGAGTCTCGACGGGACCTCCGTGCCTGTGCAGGCCGAGAGCCTGTGCATTCATAGCGACACTCCCGGAGCAATTGGTTTGGCTCGGGTCGTCCGCAGCGAACTCGATGCCGCTGGAATCCGCGTCGTGGCACCGTCTCGCGGGACGCGTGGTCGATGA
- a CDS encoding allophanate hydrolase — protein MTVEFGDAIDPTTNARAVAFAEEIRKRAWRGVVDIVPTYRSVTLHVDPLHLNLVALMKRVRCLAAFPVDVRGEGGRRHSIPVVYGGEWGPDLLDVAAWAKLSVEETVRVHASVEYRVFMLGFAPGFPYLGSVPDRLAMTRLPTPRRVVPAGSVGIAEHQTGIYPVAIPGGWRIIGRTPMPLFRPTADRPFLLSPGDSVRFTPIEPEEFYHLVRECDADRA, from the coding sequence ATGACGGTCGAATTCGGCGATGCGATCGATCCGACGACCAACGCGCGTGCCGTCGCCTTTGCTGAGGAGATACGAAAGCGTGCTTGGCGTGGCGTCGTCGACATCGTGCCGACGTATCGGTCCGTGACACTGCATGTCGATCCGCTCCATCTCAACCTTGTCGCATTGATGAAACGGGTACGCTGTTTGGCTGCCTTTCCCGTGGATGTGCGAGGGGAGGGGGGGCGGCGACATTCCATCCCGGTAGTCTACGGCGGAGAGTGGGGGCCGGACTTGTTGGACGTCGCGGCGTGGGCCAAGCTATCGGTCGAGGAGACGGTTCGAGTCCACGCCTCCGTGGAATACCGGGTGTTCATGCTGGGGTTCGCCCCGGGATTTCCGTATTTGGGTTCGGTGCCGGATCGACTGGCTATGACGCGCTTGCCCACGCCACGTCGCGTCGTCCCTGCCGGTTCCGTTGGGATCGCGGAACACCAGACGGGCATCTACCCGGTCGCCATACCAGGTGGGTGGCGCATTATCGGACGGACGCCGATGCCGCTCTTTCGACCGACCGCGGACCGACCGTTCCTGCTCAGCCCTGGGGATTCGGTGAGATTTACGCCGATTGAGCCTGAGGAATTCTATCATCTGGTGCGCGAATGCGATGCTGACCGAGCTTGA
- the czcD gene encoding cobalt transporter, with protein sequence MTHVHPDYAEIRHRLYVALGFNALIIIAEFASGWWIDSMGLMSDAGHNLIDQGSLFLALYAHMLASRPATEARTFGYHRAGIVSALISSLALLLTSVAIAVWAIRRIMEPVPVPGGWVITVAVASFAANLSIALLLQRGAEDDLNIRGAFWHMLGDAWVSLGVAASGVAIMLSGWAIFDPLISLLVVGVILRGTWPILRESVEVLLESTPPGIKTGHVVEAIERIPGVKNVHDLHIWAVEPRLVMLTCHVMVEGDDTQLTNELLNTIRGKVSAEFGIKHLTIQMETQCCNPTDLHCNLRHLTVEPPTNEPAHAHH encoded by the coding sequence ATGACGCACGTGCACCCTGACTATGCCGAGATCCGGCATCGACTCTATGTCGCGCTGGGATTCAACGCCCTCATCATCATCGCCGAGTTCGCGAGCGGTTGGTGGATCGACAGCATGGGATTGATGAGCGACGCCGGGCACAATTTGATCGACCAGGGATCGCTGTTTCTCGCGTTGTACGCCCACATGCTCGCGTCCAGGCCCGCCACGGAAGCGCGCACATTCGGCTATCACCGTGCCGGGATTGTCTCGGCCTTGATCAGTTCCTTGGCGCTGCTGCTCACGTCCGTCGCGATCGCTGTCTGGGCGATTCGACGAATCATGGAGCCGGTGCCGGTCCCCGGGGGTTGGGTGATCACCGTTGCCGTGGCCTCCTTCGCCGCCAATCTCAGTATCGCGCTGCTCTTACAACGGGGAGCCGAAGACGACCTGAACATCCGCGGTGCCTTTTGGCACATGTTGGGAGACGCCTGGGTGTCGCTCGGTGTCGCCGCCAGCGGTGTGGCGATCATGCTCAGCGGCTGGGCTATCTTCGATCCCCTGATCAGCCTCCTAGTCGTCGGTGTGATTCTCCGCGGGACCTGGCCGATTCTTCGAGAATCGGTGGAAGTCCTGTTGGAATCGACACCGCCGGGTATCAAAACCGGCCACGTCGTCGAAGCCATCGAACGGATCCCCGGCGTCAAGAACGTGCACGATCTCCATATCTGGGCAGTCGAACCACGGCTGGTCATGCTGACCTGCCACGTGATGGTCGAAGGGGATGACACTCAGTTGACCAATGAGCTCCTGAATACGATTCGCGGGAAGGTCTCCGCGGAATTCGGCATTAAGCATCTGACGATTCAGATGGAAACGCAGTGCTGCAACCCGACCGATCTCCACTGTAACCTCAGGCATTTGACGGTGGAACCACCCACGAACGAGCCGGCGCACGCCCACCATTGA
- the cobW gene encoding cobalamin biosynthesis protein encodes MTTPVPFYMLCGSLGAGKTTLLMRLLEHWRTEGRNAGVLMNESGEVSIDGPRAGALAQQVVNLAGGCVCCDTKDDLAWGVTQLITDFGSDLIILECSGIANPAEVIDAVTDAFVSRLVQLERVVALLNPALEPDLAYLDPVVAHSIRFADDIVLNKRDVAIGPMWEASRVQVLKQNPHARLWETTHARVDLAALLSPLHESHGRSPSPNVVFGSPPTTPTPVVRADYHPMVVTVRLSGPLNRPRFLVWLEKLPAGVERAKGFFRFSGESALQEFQFAPPGVRTIAPLQLLDEPPHAIVLIGRGYDQEACEAGLLACVEASTQ; translated from the coding sequence ATGACCACGCCAGTTCCCTTTTATATGTTGTGCGGCTCATTAGGCGCCGGCAAAACCACCCTGCTGATGCGGCTCCTGGAACACTGGCGAACAGAGGGCCGCAATGCCGGAGTCTTGATGAACGAATCCGGAGAGGTCAGCATCGATGGTCCCCGGGCCGGGGCCCTCGCCCAGCAGGTGGTCAACCTTGCGGGTGGATGCGTCTGTTGCGACACCAAGGACGATCTGGCATGGGGAGTTACACAGCTGATTACAGACTTTGGATCCGACTTGATCATCCTCGAATGTTCGGGGATTGCCAATCCGGCGGAAGTCATCGACGCGGTGACCGATGCATTTGTGTCCCGGCTGGTACAGCTCGAACGCGTCGTCGCCCTACTCAACCCGGCATTGGAGCCGGATCTTGCCTATCTGGACCCAGTGGTGGCCCATTCGATCCGATTTGCAGACGACATCGTGCTCAACAAACGCGATGTGGCCATCGGTCCGATGTGGGAAGCCTCACGGGTACAGGTTCTCAAACAAAATCCGCATGCACGCTTGTGGGAGACTACCCATGCCAGAGTCGATCTGGCCGCCCTTCTGAGCCCGCTTCATGAATCGCATGGTCGCTCGCCAAGTCCCAACGTCGTGTTCGGCTCCCCTCCGACGACCCCGACTCCAGTCGTCCGCGCCGACTATCACCCCATGGTCGTCACGGTTCGGTTATCCGGTCCGCTGAACCGCCCACGGTTCCTGGTATGGCTGGAGAAGCTGCCCGCCGGCGTGGAGCGGGCCAAGGGTTTTTTTCGCTTCTCGGGAGAGTCTGCGCTACAAGAATTCCAGTTCGCACCTCCGGGCGTCCGAACGATCGCTCCGCTTCAGCTGCTGGATGAACCACCTCATGCGATCGTATTGATCGGCCGCGGATACGATCAGGAAGCCTGCGAGGCAGGTTTGTTGGCCTGTGTCGAGGCCTCGACACAATAA
- a CDS encoding phosphatase PAP2 family protein — protein sequence MDVWIFSAINGLAGHVEWLDAFMRFWSHPSPGLLGVVAAIVAWGWFNWWEALLGLPTVSSAVAIADAVGAQLKHVVQRPRPCLALPDVTLLGQCGGLHSFPSNHAINAAVLAAFFHVLYPKSGWITWPIVGLIGLARVYIGVHYMGDVIVGWIIGTMMGAGAAVLLLRWRRFRPSSPKPAAEVHLSSL from the coding sequence ATGGATGTCTGGATCTTCTCGGCCATCAACGGGCTGGCAGGCCATGTCGAATGGCTGGATGCGTTCATGCGGTTCTGGTCCCACCCCAGCCCTGGCCTTCTGGGGGTGGTGGCGGCCATCGTCGCATGGGGATGGTTCAATTGGTGGGAAGCCCTACTGGGGCTTCCGACGGTGTCTTCGGCCGTGGCCATTGCCGATGCCGTCGGCGCACAGCTCAAGCACGTGGTCCAACGCCCGCGCCCGTGCCTCGCATTGCCAGACGTCACGCTGTTGGGGCAGTGCGGCGGGCTACACAGCTTCCCCTCCAACCATGCGATTAATGCGGCGGTGCTCGCCGCTTTTTTTCACGTTCTGTATCCAAAATCGGGATGGATTACATGGCCGATTGTCGGCCTCATTGGCCTCGCCCGGGTCTATATTGGGGTGCATTACATGGGCGATGTGATAGTCGGCTGGATCATCGGAACGATGATGGGTGCTGGCGCTGCGGTGCTGCTGCTCCGCTGGCGGCGGTTCAGACCGAGTTCGCCAAAGCCTGCTGCCGAAGTCCACTTGTCGAGCCTCTGA
- a CDS encoding phospho-2-dehydro-3-deoxyheptonate aldolase, whose translation MFKPIDNQHVIEIRPLPSPRQIKTALPLTEEASALVYEGRQAIRNILHGHDSERLVVIVGPCSIHDPQAAYDYADRLKPLADALKERLFIVMRTYFEKPRTTIGWKGLINDPHLDGTCDIASGMELARTILLNINQRGLPCATELLDPISPQYVADLISWTAIGARTTESQTHREMASGVSMPVGFKNGTEGSLQVAINAMIAAKAPHHFVGINADGQTSIIKTMGNPDRHIVLRGGGGRTNYDAEHVAKAEAAVSGEGIARPIMIDCSHDNSSKDHRRQAEVAREVLRQCREGRQSIMGLMLESNLQPGKQTWQQGKALSYGVSITDACLGWDETAALLTELAGSLDTRAV comes from the coding sequence ATGTTCAAACCGATCGATAACCAGCACGTCATCGAGATCAGACCGCTTCCGTCCCCACGGCAGATCAAGACCGCATTGCCGCTGACGGAGGAAGCGTCGGCGCTCGTCTACGAAGGTCGTCAAGCCATTCGCAACATTTTGCACGGACACGACAGCGAACGACTGGTCGTAATCGTCGGTCCGTGCTCCATTCACGACCCTCAAGCCGCATATGATTATGCCGACCGCCTAAAACCGCTGGCGGACGCCTTGAAGGAGCGATTGTTCATCGTCATGCGGACGTATTTCGAGAAGCCCCGTACAACCATCGGATGGAAAGGCTTGATCAACGACCCGCATCTCGACGGCACCTGCGATATCGCCTCCGGAATGGAACTTGCGCGCACGATCCTTTTGAACATCAATCAGCGGGGGCTCCCCTGCGCGACTGAGTTATTGGACCCAATTTCCCCGCAATATGTCGCCGACCTGATCAGCTGGACTGCGATCGGCGCACGCACAACCGAAAGTCAGACTCACCGTGAAATGGCCAGTGGGGTGTCGATGCCCGTCGGCTTTAAAAATGGCACAGAAGGAAGCCTCCAGGTCGCGATCAATGCCATGATTGCCGCCAAAGCGCCTCACCATTTCGTCGGCATCAATGCCGATGGCCAGACCTCCATCATCAAAACGATGGGTAATCCGGATCGTCACATTGTGCTGCGTGGCGGGGGCGGCCGAACCAACTACGACGCCGAGCACGTGGCCAAAGCCGAAGCTGCCGTCTCAGGGGAAGGCATCGCTCGTCCGATCATGATCGACTGCTCGCACGATAACTCCAGCAAGGATCATCGGCGCCAAGCGGAAGTTGCGCGCGAGGTGCTCCGGCAATGCCGGGAAGGCCGCCAGTCCATCATGGGCCTCATGCTGGAAAGCAACCTCCAGCCGGGCAAGCAAACATGGCAGCAGGGCAAGGCGCTGTCCTATGGCGTATCGATTACTGACGCCTGCCTTGGCTGGGACGAGACGGCTGCCTTACTGACCGAACTAGCGGGGTCTCTGGATACCCGCGCCGTATAA
- the yabD gene encoding putative metal-dependent hydrolase YabD produces the protein MLIDTHTHLDDTRYDLDRDAMIDRARSAGVTTMITIGCDLATSRAAVALADRYPFVYATIGVHPHEVKHIAPTWYDEFRSLATNKKVVAYGEIGLDYHYNHSSPEQQRRGFREQVRLAKELHLPVIIHTRKAQDDTIAILKEEQAAFVGGVFHCFSGDSWLAKEALGLGFHLSFSGIVTFQNAGMLRNVASTVPTDRLLIETDCPYLTPVPHRGKRNEPAYVRHVAEQLAKGRNSGQTFTAEELGQMTADNARRLFKIP, from the coding sequence ATGTTGATCGATACGCATACCCATCTCGACGATACCCGCTACGACCTGGATCGAGACGCCATGATCGACCGTGCCAGGTCGGCCGGGGTGACGACCATGATCACGATCGGATGCGATCTTGCCACGAGCCGGGCAGCAGTGGCGCTCGCAGACCGCTATCCCTTCGTCTACGCCACGATCGGAGTCCATCCGCACGAAGTCAAACACATCGCGCCAACATGGTATGACGAGTTCCGCAGCCTGGCCACCAACAAGAAAGTCGTGGCCTACGGAGAAATCGGCCTCGACTATCACTACAATCACTCAAGCCCAGAACAGCAACGGCGAGGCTTCCGCGAGCAGGTGCGATTGGCGAAAGAGCTCCATCTCCCGGTCATCATCCATACACGCAAAGCCCAGGACGATACGATTGCGATACTCAAGGAAGAACAAGCCGCGTTCGTCGGCGGGGTCTTCCACTGTTTCTCAGGAGATTCGTGGTTGGCCAAGGAGGCGCTGGGTCTTGGATTCCACCTGTCCTTTTCCGGTATCGTCACGTTCCAGAACGCCGGGATGTTGCGAAACGTCGCCAGCACCGTACCGACGGATCGCCTCCTGATCGAAACGGACTGCCCCTATTTGACGCCGGTGCCGCATCGAGGCAAGCGCAACGAACCCGCCTATGTACGGCATGTAGCAGAGCAGTTGGCGAAAGGGAGAAACAGCGGGCAGACATTCACGGCCGAAGAACTCGGCCAAATGACGGCAGACAATGCCAGACGGCTGTTTAAAATCCCTTGA
- a CDS encoding N-acetylmuramoyl-L-alanine amidase, whose product MAATIFAAVLVPDPARPESDPISRQSQPAKHSLVSPKRLPTYAAAKALVQDLRASQDNASYRLVLDLTKKVRIVQKRDKTSGRLQLDLLQTNLSKAAADKFVAMTILPRDVRIALVQQRNSLRLSLNKNALSQYHYFLLERPHRFVLDFTPVSTSGSDGPPDQPIPSKAESASRQAGSPPAPIANHSAPASTARGSAQEIRTIVIDPGHGGKDAGTISRRGLTEKQITLKVSLRLRDLIKTRLGKHVLMTRERDEFIELGDRAKFANANNADLFVSIHVNSHPQSSVKGLEIYHFGEAKDQRALEVAARENGTPINNGGVGWEYLVADLLTTKRIEDSLELAWQTKEAMLQRLNGRYPTDDHGVKTAPFYVLRYTAMPSILAEIAFMSNPSEEKLLRQTNYINEVAEAIFLGLKNYISPTRPTSP is encoded by the coding sequence GTGGCGGCGACTATCTTCGCCGCCGTCCTGGTTCCCGATCCGGCTCGTCCTGAATCAGATCCGATCTCGCGGCAGTCTCAGCCGGCCAAACATTCCCTTGTTTCTCCGAAACGCCTCCCTACCTATGCGGCCGCCAAGGCACTCGTACAAGATTTACGTGCGAGTCAGGATAACGCATCGTATCGGTTGGTGCTCGATCTCACCAAGAAAGTTCGGATCGTTCAAAAACGAGATAAAACGTCAGGACGTCTCCAGCTCGATCTCCTACAGACAAACCTGAGCAAGGCTGCGGCGGACAAGTTCGTGGCCATGACGATTCTCCCTCGGGATGTCCGCATTGCGTTGGTCCAGCAGCGCAACTCACTCCGGCTCTCACTCAACAAGAACGCCCTCAGCCAATATCACTACTTCCTTCTGGAGCGTCCACACCGATTTGTCCTGGACTTCACGCCCGTTTCGACATCGGGCTCGGATGGGCCACCCGACCAACCGATACCATCCAAGGCTGAGTCGGCTTCACGGCAAGCAGGGAGCCCACCCGCTCCTATCGCCAACCACTCCGCGCCGGCCTCGACCGCCAGGGGATCCGCACAGGAAATCCGCACCATCGTGATCGATCCGGGGCACGGGGGGAAAGACGCCGGCACCATCAGCCGACGAGGGCTCACCGAGAAGCAAATCACCCTCAAGGTATCGCTTCGGCTGCGTGACCTGATCAAGACTCGACTTGGGAAACACGTGCTCATGACCCGCGAGCGAGACGAGTTCATCGAACTCGGCGATCGCGCTAAGTTCGCCAACGCCAACAATGCCGACCTGTTCGTGTCGATCCACGTCAACTCTCATCCACAATCTTCCGTGAAGGGGCTCGAAATTTACCACTTTGGAGAAGCCAAGGATCAGCGTGCCCTCGAGGTGGCGGCCCGAGAAAACGGCACCCCGATCAACAATGGCGGCGTGGGTTGGGAGTATCTGGTCGCCGACCTGCTCACGACCAAACGGATCGAGGACTCGCTCGAACTGGCCTGGCAGACCAAAGAGGCGATGTTGCAACGGTTGAACGGCCGTTACCCGACTGACGACCACGGGGTGAAGACGGCGCCGTTCTATGTGCTGCGATATACCGCCATGCCGAGTATCTTGGCTGAAATCGCGTTCATGTCAAACCCGTCCGAAGAAAAGCTGTTGCGGCAGACCAACTACATCAACGAGGTCGCCGAAGCCATCTTCCTCGGCCTCAAAAATTATATTAGCCCCACGCGTCCTACCAGCCCCTGA